A window of the Dioscorea cayenensis subsp. rotundata cultivar TDr96_F1 chromosome 14, TDr96_F1_v2_PseudoChromosome.rev07_lg8_w22 25.fasta, whole genome shotgun sequence genome harbors these coding sequences:
- the LOC120275217 gene encoding thioredoxin-like protein YLS8, producing MSYLLPHLHSGWAVDQAILAEEERLVVIRFGHDWDETCMQMDEVLASVAETIKNFAVIYLVDITEVPDFNTMYELYDPSTVMFFFRNKHIMIDLGTGNNNKINWALKDKQEFIDIIETVYRGARKGRGLVIAPKDYSTKYRY from the exons ATGTCGTACTTGCTGCCGCATTTGCACTCGGGATGGGCAGTGGACCAGGCGATCCTGGCCGAAGAAGAGCGTCTGGTCGTCATACGCTTCGGCCATGACTGGGATGAGACCTGCATGCAG ATGGATGAAGTCCTAGCTTCAGTTGCGGAGACAATAAAGAACTTTGCTGTGATATACCTTGTGGACATCACAGAGGTGCCCGATTTCAATACCATGTACGAGTTGTACGATCCTTCGACGGTGATGTTCTTCTTCCGTAACAAGCACATAATGATCGATCTCGGCACTGggaacaacaacaaaatcaattgGGCTCTCAAGGACAAGCAGGAATTCATTGACATTATCGAGACAGTCTACCGAGGAGCAAGAAAGGGCCGTGGTCTAGTCATTGCACCAAAGGATTACTCGACCAAATACCGCtactaa
- the LOC120275601 gene encoding actin-related protein 4 isoform X1 — translation MYGGDEVSAIVIDLGSHTCKAGYAGEDAPKAVFPSVVGSIDQAGAVEDIKPERDSEPVPDSKNGIRSFDSEKTKSKRKLYVGSQALGYRRDHMEVISPIRDGVVVDWDVVDKIWDHAFRERLLIDPKEHPMLLAEPSSNVPQQRERAAELMFESYKVPALFLAKNAVLTSFASGRATSLVVDSGGGSTTVAAVHDGFVLQKAVSSSPIGGEFLSECMMKSLESKGIVLKPRYSFKRKEIRPGEFQSIDLDFPNTTESYRLYCQKLIASDIKECVCRAPDTAYDESAYANIPMTSYELPDGQTIEIGADRFKIPDILFNPSLVQTIPGMESFNDPAAYRGLPQMVIESINKCDVDIRRELFSSILLAGGTASMQQLKERLEKDLMEEAPQAARVKVLASGNATERRFSVWIGGSILASLGSFQQMWFSKAEYEEHGVSYIQRKCP, via the exons ATGTACGGCGGCG ATGAGGTTTCGGCCATTGTTATTGATTTGGGTTCTCACACCTGCAAAGCTGGCTACGCTGGTGAGGATGCTCCCAAGGCGGTGTTCCCTTCC gtGGTTGGGTCAATTGACCAAGCAGGAGCTGTGGAAGATATTAAACCTGAGAGGGATTCTGAACCTGTGCCAGATTCTAAAAATGGCATTAGATCATTTGATTCGGAGAAAACCAAGAGTAAACGCAAATTATATGTGGGTTCTCAAGCCTTGGGATATCGGAGGGACCACATGGAG GTAATATCACCTATAAGGGATGGAGTTGTTGTTGACTGGGATGTAGTTGACAAGATATGGGATCATGCTTTCAG GGAACGATTGTTGATTGATCCCAAGGAACATCCCATGCTACTTGCGGAACCATCTTCCAATGTTCCACAACAAAGAGAAAG GGCTGCAGAGCTTATGTTTGAGAGTTACAAAGTTCCTGCATTGTTCTTAGCTAAGAATGCT GTCCTTACTTCTTTTGCTTCTGGTCGTGCAACATCCCTAGTTGTTGACAG TGGTGGTGGATCCACTACAGTTGCTGCTGTACATGATGGATTTGTGCTTCAGAAG GCTGTCTCCTCATCTCCAATTGGTGGTGAATTCCTATCTGAGTGTATGATGAAAAGCTTAGAAAGCAAAGGCATTGTG TTAAAACCTAGATACTCATTCAAGAGGAAGGAAATCCGCCCTGGAGAATTTCAG TCCATAGATCTCGACTTCCCAAATACCACAGAAAGCTACAGGCTCTATTGTCAG AAACTAATTGCCAGTGACATCAAGGAATGTGTATGCCGTGCCCCTGATACTGCATATGATG AGAGTGCATATGCGAACATCCCCATGACTTCGTATGAGTTACCTGATGGGCA GACCATCGAAATTGGTGCTGATAGGTTTAAGATTCCGGATATTCTATTTAACCCATCTTTAGTGCAG ACAATTCCTGGCATGGAGAGTTTCAATGATCCTGCTGCTTATCGTGGTCTTCCTCAAATG GTTATTGAGAGTATAAATAAGTGTGATGTGGATATCCGCAGAGAACTGTTTAGCAGTATCTTG CTTGCAGGTGGCACAGCATCGATGCAACAATTGAAAGAACGACTTGAGAAAGACTTGATGGAG GAGGCTCCTCAAGCTGCCCGGGTTAAGGTACTTGCCAGTGGAAATGCAACTGAAAGGCGATTCAG TGTCTGGATAGGCGGCAGCATTCTGGCTTCGCTGGGATCATTTCAACAAATGTGGTTCTCCAAAGCAGA GTACGAAGAGCATGGAGTTTCTTACATTCAACGGAAGTGTCCATGA
- the LOC120275601 gene encoding actin-related protein 4 isoform X2, with translation MYGGDEVSAIVIDLGSHTCKAGYAGEDAPKAVFPSVVGSIDQAGAVEDIKPERDSEPVPDSKNGIRSFDSEKTKSKRKLYVGSQALGYRRDHMEVISPIRDGVVVDWDVVDKIWDHAFRERLLIDPKEHPMLLAEPSSNVPQQRERAAELMFESYKVPALFLAKNAVLTSFASGRATSLVVDSGGGSTTVAAVHDGFVLQKAVSSSPIGGEFLSECMMKSLESKGIVLKPRYSFKRKEIRPGEFQSIDLDFPNTTESYRLYCQKLIASDIKECVCRAPDTAYDESAYANIPMTSYELPDGQTIEIGADRFKIPDILFNPSLVQTIPGMESFNDPAAYRGLPQMVIESINKCDVDIRRELFSSILLAGGTASMQQLKERLEKDLMEAPQAARVKVLASGNATERRFSVWIGGSILASLGSFQQMWFSKAEYEEHGVSYIQRKCP, from the exons ATGTACGGCGGCG ATGAGGTTTCGGCCATTGTTATTGATTTGGGTTCTCACACCTGCAAAGCTGGCTACGCTGGTGAGGATGCTCCCAAGGCGGTGTTCCCTTCC gtGGTTGGGTCAATTGACCAAGCAGGAGCTGTGGAAGATATTAAACCTGAGAGGGATTCTGAACCTGTGCCAGATTCTAAAAATGGCATTAGATCATTTGATTCGGAGAAAACCAAGAGTAAACGCAAATTATATGTGGGTTCTCAAGCCTTGGGATATCGGAGGGACCACATGGAG GTAATATCACCTATAAGGGATGGAGTTGTTGTTGACTGGGATGTAGTTGACAAGATATGGGATCATGCTTTCAG GGAACGATTGTTGATTGATCCCAAGGAACATCCCATGCTACTTGCGGAACCATCTTCCAATGTTCCACAACAAAGAGAAAG GGCTGCAGAGCTTATGTTTGAGAGTTACAAAGTTCCTGCATTGTTCTTAGCTAAGAATGCT GTCCTTACTTCTTTTGCTTCTGGTCGTGCAACATCCCTAGTTGTTGACAG TGGTGGTGGATCCACTACAGTTGCTGCTGTACATGATGGATTTGTGCTTCAGAAG GCTGTCTCCTCATCTCCAATTGGTGGTGAATTCCTATCTGAGTGTATGATGAAAAGCTTAGAAAGCAAAGGCATTGTG TTAAAACCTAGATACTCATTCAAGAGGAAGGAAATCCGCCCTGGAGAATTTCAG TCCATAGATCTCGACTTCCCAAATACCACAGAAAGCTACAGGCTCTATTGTCAG AAACTAATTGCCAGTGACATCAAGGAATGTGTATGCCGTGCCCCTGATACTGCATATGATG AGAGTGCATATGCGAACATCCCCATGACTTCGTATGAGTTACCTGATGGGCA GACCATCGAAATTGGTGCTGATAGGTTTAAGATTCCGGATATTCTATTTAACCCATCTTTAGTGCAG ACAATTCCTGGCATGGAGAGTTTCAATGATCCTGCTGCTTATCGTGGTCTTCCTCAAATG GTTATTGAGAGTATAAATAAGTGTGATGTGGATATCCGCAGAGAACTGTTTAGCAGTATCTTG CTTGCAGGTGGCACAGCATCGATGCAACAATTGAAAGAACGACTTGAGAAAGACTTGATGGAG GCTCCTCAAGCTGCCCGGGTTAAGGTACTTGCCAGTGGAAATGCAACTGAAAGGCGATTCAG TGTCTGGATAGGCGGCAGCATTCTGGCTTCGCTGGGATCATTTCAACAAATGTGGTTCTCCAAAGCAGA GTACGAAGAGCATGGAGTTTCTTACATTCAACGGAAGTGTCCATGA